A stretch of the Malus sylvestris chromosome 10, drMalSylv7.2, whole genome shotgun sequence genome encodes the following:
- the LOC126584481 gene encoding zinc finger BED domain-containing protein RICESLEEPER 1-like — translation MARSMIEKFDKYWSVIHGIVVVATVLDPRFKMRLIEYFFPLMYGQYASNEIDKIRKYCYDLVKECESNHIFNMGHQPSFTSSQLNQSDFEEMNPLMDNFDLFVSSTVSTDNVKLELDHYLDEAVLPRTYDFDILGWWKSNGTKYPILSALARDILAIPVSTVTSESAFSTSGRFLLVLMHTSVATFILKIWIWMRNHAPLMGVKEEHHEI, via the exons atggcaaGAAGTATGATTGAGAAATTTGATAAATATTGGAGTGTGATTCATGGAATAGTGGTTGTAGCTACTGTATTGGATCCAAGATTCAAGATGAGGTTGATTGAGTATTTCTTTCCTCTAATGTACGGGCAATATGCTTCGAATGAaattgataagattcgcaaatATTGTTATGATTTGGTAAAAGAGTGCGAATCTAATCATATCTTTAACATGGGTCATCAACCATCATTCACTTCATCTCAATTGAATCAATCTGACTTTGAAGAGATGAATCCTTTAATGGATAACTTTGACTTGTTTGTTTCTAGTACTGTAAGCACTGATAATGTAAAATTAGAATTAGATCACTATTTGGATGAGGCTGTTTTGCCTAGAACATatgattttgatattttggGTTGGTGGAAATCAAATGGAACTAAATATCCTATCTTAAGTGCTTTGGCAAGGGATATATTAGCTATTCCTGTATCTACAGTTACTTCCGAATCAGCTTTCAGTACTAGTGGGAGATTT CTTCTTGTCCTAATGCACACGTCGGTTGCTACATTTATTTTAAAGATATGGATATGGATGAG GAATCATGCTCCATTGATGGGCGTTAAGGAGGAGCACCATGAAATATGA
- the LOC126586382 gene encoding uncharacterized protein At4g26485-like: MEVFSFEKRIKHYSSYQKILLVGEGDFSFAVCLARAFGFAVNMVATSLDSRESLMVNYSKAMSNVKELESRGCIVLHEVDVHSMSRHPFLISVRFDRIIYNFPHAGYLHGSERNKLQIWSHQHLVRGFFENAMEMLTGVGEIHVTHKTTIPFSEWKIVELAYMAGLYLVHEEQFSIWDYPGYKNKRGAGMCDQTFHIGRCSTFKFARILYRSTTFGFHLGATSSGPGPGWDECPPMQLPFYT; encoded by the exons ATGGAAGTGTTTAGTTTTGAGAAAAGGATTAAGCATTACAGCAGCTACCAGAAGATACTGTTAGTGGGAGAAGGAGACTTCTCTTTTGCCGTTTGCTTAGCCAGAGCTTTTGGTTTCGCTGTCAACATGGTTGCCACTTCTCTTGACTCCAGAG AGTCGTTAATGGTGAATTACTCAAAAGCTATGAGCAATGTGAAGGAATTAGAGTCCAGGGGATGCATTGTACTGCATGAGGTGGATGTCCATAGCATGAGCAGGCACCCTTTCCTGATTAGTGTACGCTTTGATCGCATAATCTATAATTTTCCTCACGCCGGTTACTTGCATGGTTCTGAACGCAACAAGTTACAGATTTG GTCTCATCAGCATTTGGTCAGGGGATTCTTTGAGAATGCAATGGAAATGTTGACCGGAGTAGGAGAAATTCATGTGACACACAAGACAACAATTCCTTTCAGTGAATGGAAAATAGTGGAGTTAGCTTATATGGCTGGATTATATTTGGTTCATGAAGAACAATTCTCGATATGGGATTATCCAGGTTATAAAAATAAGAGAGGAGCTGGGATGTGTGATCAAACTTTTCATATTGGAAGGTGTAGCACCTTCAAATTTGCCAGGATATTGTACCGTTCTACCACTTTTGGTTTCCACCTTGGCGCTACTTCTTCGGGTCCAGGGCCTGGATGGGATGAGTGTCCTCCCATGCAACT GCCATTTTACACATAA